The genomic region TATTCATTAAACAGTTAGgtccggtttctgagctcgggatttagctaaatcctagactttaaacagctggagtcagaaaattggctttccaaaacggggtgtagtcgcagcttttataacagtagttgtagtttttattttctcatttcaataattggaaacgtctttccttgacgaaattagacattcctaagtaattcaaaatagctaaaactttacactattttctcttttttttattttgtgttcaattttgtagtttttcgaaatttaattcaaacgtgactgtgacaatgactgcgactacgccccgttttggtaaaccaattttctgactccagctgtttaaagtctaggacttagctaaatcccgagctcggaaaccgggccTTGATGATAttatcagagaaaactcctagAATATTCAGGAAAACTCCTATAATAGGAAAACTTCTATTGTATTCTGTGATATTATACAGACTCTTTTGGATCAGCCACTTAGAAATAAAGGACCTGAAGACATTCACTGGGCGCACACTCACCAACTCTGTTGAGTGGTTATTATCCTATTGTTGAGAGGACCTCAATAGAGAATGTCTTCAATGGAATTAGGTCTTCTGATTCATTCTGACCTCATTTAATTATGTTTAAGCACactaattttgaataaatgctAACTTTGAACACACTTGTGAAGTAGACGCTGTAAGCAGACagaatggcccatatgaataaaaccagagcaaatgctcatgagcaagagcatggagcataaggttttgctcatgagcaaaaggtagaagcaaaagcatttgctcatttttatatgaataagctttaccttatactcttaccttatgctcctaactctggagcaaatgctcacgtcttttaatgatttttcatcagctgattcgcttttgtagccttagtttgtttttatagctcacggaagcgctaaatatgcaaatagggtgcaccgcttgtgtttgcgtcgtctgctctgttttctatttattaatagagttataggttagttgagtttagaattttgaaataatagcgtgaaaaaatttcatctctataataatcttcagcatattcttataatatcaatagccttcttataatcgtccacactctcatcttcttaaatgcctatctcctattttgtgatgactatcttttgtagggataatggtgatatattatatatcatggttgaatctaataagagttttatagttctcaactattggttgtgatcgtatctggtatagtttcttCTTCCTCATATTGATTAGTTGAGcaattttactatgagcaagaggtgataagctgctctagactagactcaccttttttgaagcatttgcttcaaatgttgagcaaatgctctagtttattcatacaattttgagcaaaagcttttacttttgagcaaatgctcaaactatttttttgatgagcatgagcaaaaggttttgctcacgtttattcatagaaaatgtaacaaatgctccatattttagaagtataagcaaatgctcaactttattcatatgtcCCAATGACTTTGTGAGCTCTGAGATGTATGATCGATTGTAATCTCATTTGAATACGGTATGTTTTACTATAACTTAgactattttttaataattgctTACTTTGAACACATTCCTGAAGTAGACGCTGCAAGCAGACAGAATAACTTTGTGGGCTCTGAACTTCTGTCCTTCACAGGATAGAGTGACATCCACTAGATGCTCCTCACTCCTCAGAGTATCCAGTTCCGTCACCATGTTGCTCTGATAGTTGTTCCATCGTAGGCAAAAATGATCGGCGGCCATCTTGAATATTGAGTCCTGAAAAACAAAACggataaaaattaaattgatatgTTAATACCTTTTTTCAAGATTACGTCCTAAGGTTTCCAGTTACGGAGTATAAAACAAGTCAGTAGGGGTGTAAATCAGAGGTGTGTTTTATGTAGAAAACAAATTATGTAGAATTACAGGATTTCAGCCCTGAAATTCTACAACAAGCTGCCTAATAGTGTGAAGCAATTGGATGAGGCCGCCTTCAGGAGAACCGTCCGGAAGCTACTGTGTGCAAAGGCATACTACAGTGTAAACGAATTTATaggtgataatttgaatttttattgagagcgtgagcactggatcactgccatctgaactgttacagtttttttcatgtgtttgtacgtgttttgattttttgacgccatcgatcccacaattgTGAGTAATGGATGAAGCTGAAGGTATTAATGGTATTAATTAACCAAAATTAAGTCAGTGCTACTTGGCAAAATATGCCACCTCTGtaaatgtttcaataaataGTACATCTTATCATTTATTAACAACTAAGGCCCTAAATATACGTGAATAGACGTCCAAAGACGCGCTGAATTTATTTCACACGTCTTCAGAATGCATTGCCTCTtatagagaatatatatttcGTTCGTAGAGTTGACCCCATAAAAGACAAAGCATCCTGTTCACGAGCAAAATAATTCATCGTGTCAAATATACCTGAATAATTGGGGCTTTATACTAACCTTTACTCATCTAACCCAACCTTATTTTAAGCACCTAAAATGACGCTCAAGCATAGAATTCAAGAATTCATAGAATGAAAGACATTCAAGTTACAAGTTGAACGTTTCAACTGTCACCTCTTAGAAAAAAGTTGactaatttatattcaataaatgagTATAAATCAATGCAGGTGAAACATTTTTGATCTTTATGTCCAGTAAAAATATAGCTTACTCTTAATAGTCTTTTTCAAATTGGCTTGACAAGTGGATAGGTTTTGAATAAAGCACCTGGAATAAATTGGAACGATAAGAATCACTCAATTTTATTTGCTTTGAAGTGTATTTCGATTAGAttagaaaaatattacaaagCTTAATACGCCTAGATAATCAAGCTAGTTaggtaaaaatataaaatgaaatttatagaTACATAAGTCGTAATTTCCAAGTCTAGGTCTATGTTTTAAGTTCATAAAAGTCATCAACTTGAAGCAATAATGTTGAATGAGTGAATTTAACCTCTCAGAACAAACATTGTCTGATATAAAATAAACGAAATGCCAAGATTTGATAAACAAAGCATTTGAATGATTGTTTAGCATTATAACAATTGTTTGAAAGAGTTGAAACTTTCTTCTTCCTGTAATATTGTACCAACTTGTATAAGACGCGTTTCTCAACACTGTGCATATTAATGACTAATAAATTAACTTAGTAGGCTACTACGTAACTTGAACATAACAACAAATCGTAAAGCATGAGGTTGCAAGcatgataaataatagaatgattgaATGAGGATAAATTTGAATGTAATTAATAAATGGACACCTACcttattttattgtgtaatTTGAAAAGAGACCCCCAGCTTTGTTTCTAACCTGATGAAGAGAGAGGCCAACACCCTCAGAAGACCTAATTTTAAAAACAGCTAAGTAAATGACCGTTCACAAAAAACATCTTTGTTAGTAAACTTGACAAAAGTTTAGACATTggatttgattatttgattttcaGCTACCTAAATTCACTTTTCGACTGTACATGCACATCACATtatctaaatattattgaaataaatgtaaTTCAGATTCAAGCTAGATCTAGAACTGGCGTACAAGCCGTCTATTTACTACAACAAAAAAATGGCGTCGTCCTACTTTGTTTCCAGAGAAATGCTTTTTGCTGCTGGATTCTCATAAAAAGGGACTGTCATAAAAACATTTAtccaataataaaatatgtgatattataataaaagatTCTTAAAAatcgataaataattattgagaatattcAAATCAGTGATTAAAATCACATTTCTCCTGATTCAAAACGAAAAAGACTTTCAAACACGAATATAATATGTTGGCAATCACAGTGCTTTAGCGCAACCCGCCTTATTTGAATTGGACGCTTAGTTTGCCGTATTtgacaagaacaaaatctatttAGAAAATTGCACACTTGAATGATATAACTGTATGTAAATATGATGCAAAAGCTTGAATGTATTTTCTCATAATATAAAgtaatctaataaaatattattttattagtaatCAAAGTTTTCAGTTGTGGAatctttcaaattgaaatttaacttaAAACGTCAGTTTTTTAATGAGAATTCATGAAAAACAAGAACATTgctcaataataatgattaactaCTGCAACAAaatggataatataattatttaatattgatcATTGAATAGTTGGAGCAGAAAAATTATGTAGAATTCTATTAACTATATCCTGTGATAAGTATaaggaaaatgaaaatgaaatggatttcaacaataagaaataatagaggagaatagaaaattttatttccaaaacAGTATAACTCTCAATAATCCTATTTATTTGCTAGCATGGCTTCCCTATCACTATGAGTTTCTTTATTACAATAAcagaaaacaacaaaacatACAATCGATATAAGAATTAGAATAGTAATAGCTGTTATCCCAGCAAATGCTTGTACCCAAAACATGCTTTCAATTCGGGAGCTTGATTTATCTGAAACAGGAAAGAATGAGTCATTTAAAAATCGAATGAATAGTcctctaataataattagatcataataaataattatccaaTGAGACTTGAACTAAAAAACAGAGAGTGGATTAAATTATGTAATTATATTTAATGTGAATAGTATGAAGAGAATGATGTTCTGAAAAAtatgacaataatattttttaagtgTTCAATAGTAAAgagtctatatatataaaagcgaaatggcactcactcactcactcactcactcgcagaactaaaaatcttccggaccaaaaacgttcaaatttggtaggtatgttcagttggccctttagaggcgcactaagaaagcttttggcaatattttaactctaaaggccattccacacagcacgtggcgtgcgtggctggacgcacgccacgccggccacgctagccacatgccaattcacaccgccacgactgttgcgatgctataccggccacgtttaccgtcagtatgcaggaagatCTCAACTCCAACGGTCCTgtggtgtgaatctggattttcttgtggcttaccttggtttgatgaatccaacagcagcagtagtagtgataatgagctggttttattgtattcggtaACAGCAGCGGACCAGtgggtacatccaatcaataaaaaaaggaagaccCATGGtgaattccatcatttaatgcgcgaccttgaggctgacaatgatagtatttatgtctatacgatagtatacgtctagtacacgttctgcgcatgctcggacAAAAACGTGGCCAgacacgtttgaaaagatcgctcagagagcgaacggtaaccacgcgtggctagtatagcaagcgttgccgcgtggccgtggctgctatgtgaattgcttcatttgattagctgggaagcgatgttttgaaaagtagctagcgtgcgtccagccacgcacgccacgtgctgtgtggaatggccttaagggttgtttttaagggtttaaagttcgtcttctagcatttatattcttcttctcccaatctcttaattataattgaaatttccatatcatatgttactatagaactataatctagatagagtacctcttcgaaacagttgttaactggcaactaaattaataattttgtcagattggcattaagttgagttaactttgttaggttggcaccaagttgaagatttaaatgaattaatcgcggaaaaattgattgggcactgctacttcaatcctgggaatattatattactagccgtcaggctcgcttcgctcgccatatccgtttagcctgacgtttagtctggacccccgactggattgtccaaacatatgatctcatttttggacgatccagtcgggggtccagggggcggagccccctggctagacggatatggcgagcgaagcgagcctgacggctagtaaattatattcttccttATGGTTTCTCACGTTATCTTTTTAATACTTTCTGGAGCATACACTGTAGATATTTTTACTCAGGTCAATTTCAAAAACATGATAACTTGGAAATCATAAAGCTGAAAAGCTCTTACCTATTCAAACTTGTTTCTATTCTGGAAGAAAATATTCTCTCTAACAATGTTTTTAACTTTCAATTGTCAGTAAGCCAAAGATTCCAAAAACTGCTTTTAATAAGGTTTAATGATATTCTCCATAAATGCCTTTCAAACTCTATTATTTTGTAGAAATAATGTACATATTCCCCAAATATAAATGCCTCATTTGATTTAATAAACACTTATATAGACTGCTATTGTCAACACTACCGGAGATATTTCACCAGTAGCAGTAAATTATTATCTTGTGGTATAATTTTTTGCATAGATTGTATGCCATAACATGAGATCAGTTAGTTCATGTTTCAATCagagaataattgaatcacatttttacaaactaagaacatgacagaaattgattcaaattcaaatattctttattccagaAAATGCATATGTACAATAATAAGAATACAATTGCAATAATTGTAATAGAAATGTATGGAATACCCCTACAAAGACTAtacatctgtgtgtaggggtgagTTCCGGTCAGCCTGTCAAGGCCTGAATAAGCTTAAACAAAATTGATTCATGAAATGTAGAGGTGCACCTTAAAACTTATGATATGTATCTAAATTCCCTTCTTtaattcaatcaaatttatcTAATCTTATAGGCTAACTCACTCAGAGAAAGCATTACCTGATGGATCTGGCTCTACAGACAGATTTCCGAGCCAAACTTCAAGTGATCTGGTGTTTAGAATACATTCCTTATGACCCTCGTCCCAATAATAGAACCTGCAAAAGGAGAACTTCCATaattatcaatgtataaataaataaatgacaataatcaTTAAGAATCTATTGAAACATTGGAAGCTTGATATCAAACATGCATTTGTATGCTTTGATGTAGTTTTTACTTCAAGAAGCATTAAAAAATgtgttattatttttgtatattggAAACTTCCCACTATACAGTAACAGAAAAGCTGGCAGCTTTGTGTGGCCTATACTCTTTCACGGAATCATTATTTTTACTCTTAAAAATATCGTACAATGTTTGCAATGTATAAAGGTCTTCagaagattataatattatattaatgtgAATTTTCCAATAGATTACAGAGTATagattattattgaccgagtgaagtgatgtttaagattcaagtcgacgattttgcatttctcttcatgtttttatgttccgcatttacagcgaaacgcagcaatagatttcatgaaatttgacagatatgttcctttttgaatttcgcgtcgacgtatacataaagtttttttttgaaatttagcattttaaggataatacaaaaggaaaaggagtctccttcgaacgccaatattactgtaaaaatcagactttagaatatcATACATCATataatcagctgtcgagtggattataaattgcttgcaatgacgcatgcaatttaatatctcaatgtaacttggtgaaaaacagctgttgtgtggacaaagaggcatgcaattgataacttgaagtagctaAGTAATtcctcccgacttttctctgttttcaactcggtaagcttttgatgatagtagcatagctgttcacatcaaattattagcattgtcgaaaCAACAAGCCAAACAgtcattagtcgtttatacaccgatatgtcgccgacaggacagaatttactctaaTGGACAGTAATAAGAAGATTTTCCACagtgattcactttaaactgtcagattCCCTCCCTTACTATTAATGTCAATgctcattcaataaatattgacaGTCCAAGTTTTGTCAGCACCTCTTCTAAGTAGTAATTATCTATGCttcctttcaaacaataattttaatttcaattcgtAATTGTGTATTAAAAAGGAGTAAATacataactatagtgaggtccacgttatgatggcagtggagaaagataggagaacaacgttgccgatcctctttcttgtcaatgccttctatagacggtagctgatacacgtttattgatgtaatatcaactgttcattatcgtttaaaataatcaatcatattttattaaacaagaaattttatttttcaataacatcataatgaatttttataactaagatggaatattttgttaataattaattattaattgtacaTTGTTAATCAACATCaacagaaattattattattatattattattattattattattattattatattattattattattattaacaggGAAAatcaagaaagagatagctctatcagctttgttgaatgatagacaaggatagtaataacattgctaatgaaacactgccattataacgtggatttcaCTATAGATACCCAAAGTTCAAATTATAGTCAGCAGCATTCCTTATATCTCAAATAATAcggtatcaatattttcaattcatccaataataataataataataataatatcgagtgacctggctggctcaggtctggtgtcagagttttcaggtcgcaactgatcaatttcagggcctctgacatgacctaattCGACCAATGCTTACGGTTTGAAGTAAATTTGACCATAGATTCAATTACTCACTGTGTGCATTGACATGTATGGTTGTTCTTGTCACAAATTAACCTGAAGTCGTAGCAGTCATGATCTTCCTTGCATTCTATGTGATGGAACTGGGCACTATTCACACTGGAcactgaaaatatcaatgaatatttaaaagtttattttaaataaatccatttgtttataaaatagaattatagtatcaataatatatatattaatttaaagggtatattatattataaattttaaaggGAACTATGattctatattttataaatacaagaaagtggccctaaattcatacattattaaaaaatccaTTTGTTCAATATATGTTAGCAATACAGTATTCACATTGGAAGTTCTATTAAGTTCTTATGATTCTGATTCTGTTCTTCTATTCTATGTTTGAAAGTGTATTTTTGGGAAAAGCCCCATgtactgtattataattatgttggaAATATCctaattcaaatttttgttcTCATGGTAGCAGCCTACTATTTATAATAGATATTAGCCTAATTATCCATATCTTTCTCTATAGttaggtccatgttataatggcagtgtttgattagttacggtattgctatccttgtctatcaatcaacaaaatcatTCCATAtcatggagtgatccgtggtctagtggatagactgcttgcgtagcagcatagagatcccgggttcaaaccctctcattaccaataCTTGTTCATTGTCTATTCATTAATATTGTGTATTCATACATCAGCAAACAATGATCGAATACAATatgattgatattatttgatTGGGCACACACAGATGTTGTGAATTCCAGTCAGGCATGAAGATGATTCATTAGGGAGATTATTTCCTGGCTCAAAATAGCTGGGGAGCAAAACAGAATGCTCGGCTAGTAAAATCTATCCAGATTGCATCTGTTTCTACAAATATGATTACTCAAACAggagtaatttttttttaactatTTTGATTCTCTACATTTACCATCTTCACAACGTATAGGCTTCAAATTAATTGCTTCAGAGTAAGGTCTATTTATATAGAAAGGTCTTGCATGATAATAGGTCtgtaatactgtaatattattatgGACATAACTAGTATCCTTTTTAAACATCATAACATAAACAAACACTCATAGTTTCATCTTGTGTaagaattttaaaaagggtactaattatttctatataataattaaacaatccAAGTAGCTCTATGAAAATACTTTATCAGgtctataataataacaacGCTGTTCTGCGTTTTCACACGTGATGCATGCAAATGAATCAAGTTTACACTTtttcacattattaaattttgtcGAAAGATTGGAATAGGCCTATTATGTGTCATTCTCATTAGTCTAGAGCCCAAGCAGTTCAAACTTAATACGCGTTACTCTAATTGTAGATGGTGATGTGGTGAAACAATATACGAATTAAATGTAGTTTATAACACAAATAAGAAATCAGGAAATATTTGGCCTGAGGATGACACCAAACGAAACAAGTGACAttgtttacattattattattcattcttcaattacTTAGATTATTCATACttcaatacaaattaataaaatttttatttatagcaGCAACTATTATacctctcttctcttctctcctgTTATCTTCTGTGGTCCAAAACTGGCTGGTTTATTTTCATTTGCTAGAACATGAGGCATGAGATATTTCACTCGCATTTCCATTcaggaatataattatattatcggAATGCTATTTTCTTCATGAAAACATGTAGCCTGTATAGTGGAGTGTCATTCCTCTTCTCTCTTGCAATGAGAAGAttaaagtaataatgaatttaacgatttgaatttatcaatatatcaatatatttctGTGGATGTAATGTCCATCAACCAGAGAAATTATGAActgtgttgcatatccatactcttccactaatgaaataaaatttgaattttaaaaacacttataaagtgaaaatgcactGACTATtagtagtgacgatcgtttcgacctgttgtgggtcatcatcagactATTGAAACTATGTCACTTCTAATAGTGAGTGAATTTTCACTTTATAAgtgtttttaaattcaaataattcttattagtcttcattcaatatttacaaCTGTTATTGAATGATTTATCATCGACCTGAGTTGACATTTtaaatgatattgatattatgttgaattagcttgaattatgaaaaacatCATATACTCACCAATTATACTGGCAGAAGCTGCACTTATATAATTCGATACAATTGCTAAGCTCAGTATCAAAGCAAATTCTCTCAAACACATGACACCAGCCATTTTTAAcgatatttttgagaaaaatatcaactttcaaTACTTCACACTCCAGTCTCTAATACGAGTCTTTCACTAAAAaaatcttttccattcaattttttttcaaaacatcttTGGATGAAAATTGTCAAATGAATATAGTTCAAAGAGTATGCTACTGAGTATTTTGAACTTTGATTGGGAATGATCAGTGTCAGGAGGGTTGAAAACTGCCCATATTTGAATAAGTTCAACACAAATGGACCAATAAGGAgctgaaaaatgtatttcaacAAAGAAATTTTCCAACACTTCACTGCTTGCGTTGTTACACTCTACGGTGGAGAcagatattgagaaaaaataaaattacacttTGGAAAAATCTTTCACTTGACAGTTGAGAAAAAGATAAGTCTAAAAAGAGAACCAAAACAATCAATTTGAACTGTTTTTAAAACAAACGGCAGAAGTAAATATGAATGAACGTCTTGACAAACTCAGGCAGTTAACACTTTAGTATTAACCTGCGCCACATTTGAACCCAAACTGTTTTAAAAATATGCACAAAGTTTGCAAGAAAAACGAGGCAGAGAGTAAAGCAAGAGATTCAAGGAGCAACAGACGTTGACTTGGGCGTCTGTCATTTATTTGGCCGTCTGCCATTGGTCAGTTTTATTTCTGTAATTCAGGCCAACTTGGGATGAATCTTGAATCGGATTTGTATCAAACTTTGATACGGTTGATCATGAACTTGTATCATTCATCAAGTGAAGCCTTTCtcttgatttcaaatttgtatcAAACATTGGATACGGTTCATCATTAACTTTTCATCAGACATCAAGTTAGtatagccatagagaaacaatagcgtaagtagatatcccatggtatagggcgtttatgtcgcagcttttactgttatcgcaagccgattactgtcgatttttaatgttttgactgggtaagagtgtatgaacggcacaatatgagagactaccagcgtcataaagcttcacgcgAAAGatctacgtggactatcagcttgagataacagtagagaTAACagt from Nilaparvata lugens isolate BPH chromosome 11, ASM1435652v1, whole genome shotgun sequence harbors:
- the LOC111047762 gene encoding uncharacterized protein LOC111047762 yields the protein MAGVMCLREFALILSLAIVSNYISAASASIIVSSVNSAQFHHIECKEDHDCYDFRLICDKNNHTCQCTQFYYWDEGHKECILNTRSLEVWLGNLSVEPDPSDKSSSRIESMFWVQAFAGITAITILILISIVCFVVFCYCNKETHSDREAMLANK